A window of Bacillus sp. DX3.1 genomic DNA:
GGGAACCCAGCCGTAAATAGCTTACTAAGTTCTTCCGTTGTAGGTGGCAAATCTAGCAATACAACGTATCGATCTTCTAGCCCCGTTACTTCAGAAGCATGCTGCAGTTGCTCCCTATACGTTTCTAAAGAAAACTTGTTCAATACTTCTTCAGAAAAATATATCATTGTTACTCTTTCAAGTGAAAGTTCCGCTATATTCACTTCTACATTACGCATGCTACGCCAATCAAATAATTGCCAAGCATTTACAGCAATATCCTGAACCATAAGCTGCGGCTTTCGGAAATTATTCCATTCATTAATCGACGCTTCCCCCACAACAGATACACGAGCGACTGGAGAAATTTCTTTCGCATAGGCACCAAAACCAAAACCAATTGTATCTAACGTTGCTTGCCCATCACGAAGCGCCATTTTCAAATGGGAACCGTCAGAACCAATAGCACGAATACTTTCAAGTTCCGCATCCTGCACTGCAATACGAGGCTTCGGATTCCCAACGCCAAACGGTGCGAGTTTTTGCATTTCTTCAATTGCTGAAAGTGTTACATCCTTTACTTTACAAATTGCATCAACAGTTGTAATCGGAATGAAATCTTCTGCCGTTAAAATAGCCTCTGCTTGTTCATTCAAACGGCGACGTAGTTCCTCCACATCATTCATATGAAGCGTCATCCCTGCCGCCATCGGATGTCCACCAAAATGAGGCAATAACTCTCTACAATCCGATAAGTTAGCAAATAAATCAAAACCAGCAATACTTCGAGCCGATCCTTTTGCTGTTTGTTTCTCTGGATCGATATTTAAAATAATTGTTGGTCGATAAAAACGCTCTACCAATTTAGAAGCAACAATTCCAATTACACCCGGATTCCATCCTTCTTTTGCCAACACTAATACTTTATTCTTTTCTGGCGGATAGGTGTTTTCTACTTCAGCAATTGCTTCTTCCGTAATTTGCTTCACAATATCTTTTCGAAGCTTATTTAGTTCGTCAATTTCAGCTGCTAACTCACTCGCTTCTTCTGGATCTTCGGATAGAAGGAGATGAACTGCTGGAGCTGCATCTTCTAAGCGACCGATCGCATTAATACGCGGCGCAAGTGAGAATCCAATACTTTCTTCAGTAATCTCATTTTGCGAAATATTTCCTACCTTAAATAACGCTTGTAAGCCAACTCGTTTTGTTGCTCTCATTTGTTTCAACCCACGCTGCACGAGCAATCGGTTTTCGCCGTGAAGCGATACTAAATCTGCTACTGTACCAATGACAGCAATTTCTAATAAATGTTCTGGTACACGGCCCAGTAATGCATGCGCTACTTTGAATGCAACACCAACACCTGCTAAATAATGAAACGGATACACACCACCCTCTAGCTTTGGATGGATAATCGCCAATGCTTCAGGAAGCTCTGGCGGTGGCTCGTGATGATCCGTAATAATTAGATCAATGCCAAGCTCTTTCGCTACCTGCGCTTCATGAACAGCTGCAATTCCTGTATCAACAGTAATGATCAGAGAGAATCCCGCACCATGTGCCCAGCGAAACGCTGCTTCATTCGGTCCATACCCTTCTGTAAATCGGTTTGGAATATAAAACTCAACATCTGCTCCCAGTTCTTGAAGAGCAAGAAACAAGACGGTCGTACTACTCACACCATCCGCATCATAATCACCAAAAATTAAAATTTGCTCGCCGTTCTGAATCGCTTGTTGCACACGTTCTACAGTACGGTCCATACCTTCAAGTAAAAATGGATCATGAAACTCTTGCTTTTCTGTATTTAAAAAGTCCACAATCTTTTCTTCTGTATCTAAGCCTCTATTGAGGAATAACGAGGTAACAAGAGGTGTCAATTGAAGCTTACTCGCTAATTGACTCACAATCTCCTCGTTATAATGTTTTTCTTTCCAACGCGTCTTCGCTTGTAACACGAAATCACCCCTTAACCCGTCCATTATACTAGACAGATTAAGGGGTGACAATTCCTTTCATTCTCGTTAGTTAAACCAAGCGGACCCTTCAACCTAAACAGTTGCTCCTTTAATTCATCAACCACCTTACTGCCCCTTTGAACAGCCTCCATATCAATTAGGAGAATACGGGTTAATATGAACAAAAACATTTTGTACATTGTCTTGCTTCATTAACGTTTCTTTTACACGTTTACCAATGCCATGTCCTTCTTCAACTGTTATATAGGGGTCAACAGACACTTTAATATCTACAATGACGTAATGTCCATGTTCTCTTGCATATAACGAACCAATTTTTTTCACGCCTTCTACTTGCAAGACCGACTCTTTTAGCGGAATAACATCTTCCTCATGAAGCACGTGATCAAGCGTTGTATGAATTGCTTCTTTTCCAATACTCCACGCCATCTTAACAACAAGAAGCGAAACAAATAATCCCGCAACTGGATCGGCATATACAAGCCACTCTAAACCAATTTTATCCCCAATAATCGCTGAAACAATTCCAATTAAAGCTGCGATAGAAGAAAATACATCCGAACGATGCTCATATGCATTTGCAATAATCGCATCACTATTTATCCTTTTTCCCAATCGATACTTATACCGAAACATACCTTCTTTCACAACAATTGAAAGAAGAACAGCAATCACTGTAATTAAGCGTGGCGGTTCAAGTACTTGCGAAAAAGCTTTTATTGAAGAGATTGCAATTTGAATCCCAACAATAAATAAAAGAACCGCTACAATAATTGCAGAAATCGATTCCGCTTTTCCATGACCATACGGATGATCTTCATCAGGTGGCTGCTTTGCTGCACGCAATCCAAATAAAACAGCTAATGAGCCAATTACATCTGATCCAGAATGAACCGCATCAGCAAGAAGCGCCTTACTATTGCCAATATATCCAATGACTGCCTTTACAATCGCTAGCACAATATTACCGACAATTCCAACAAATGCCCCAAACTCTGCCTGTTTAAAACGTTCATCTTTTTCCATAAACGAAATCCTTCTTTCATCAATATACCTTTTTGTTTTTCCCTTTACCCCGCCCAAAGGGACAGTATTTCAACCGCTTACTCAAGAGACATCACTGTCCCTAAGGCCCCGATTGGTTCTACTAACCTTTAGCAAAGAACGCTAAAGGAAGTATCACTTTATTGTATCCGCAAACGAAAAAAGAGATGCCTCCAAAGAGGCATCATCTTTTTCAACTTACTCTTACTTACTTCACCATAATGGTTAACAAGATTTTTTACACTTGTGGCTCAGATACTTCAGTTTCTACTTTTTTCTTCCCTTTTCCTCTTTTTAATCGGCGATTTTCAAATATTAGCCAAAGTTGAGAAGCAACGAAGACAGAAGAATACGTACCTACAACTAATCCAACAAGTAATGCAATAGAGAAGTTTCGCAGTGATTCACTACCAAAAATAAACAATGTAATAACAGGGAATAACACTGTTAACACTGTATTGATGGAACGACCAATTGTTTGACGAATACTTGAGTTTACGATTTCTTCTAAATCTTTTAAATCACGAATTCGCTTTTTCTGTTTATATAGCTCACGGTTTCGGTCAAATGTAACGATAGAGTCATTGATTGAATAACCGATAATAGTTAATACCGCTGCAATAAACGTTAAGTCGACTTCCAATTGGAAGATACTGAATACAACAATCATAACGAACGCATCATGTAACAATGCGATTACAGCAGATAATGCATATGTGAAACGGAAACGAATACTTACATATAAAATGATAACCGCTGAGGCAATCATAACTGCAATAAATGCATTTCGTGCAATTTCTTTCCCGATTGTTGGAGAAACTGTACTTACATTTGGATCTGTCCCATATTTATCGTGGAAGAATGTTTTTGCTCTCGCAATTTCATCTTTCGATAAAACACCAATTGTACGAACAGCAAATCCTTTATTGTCATCCCCTGTTGGGACAATATCTTCTTCTTTTACATCAATCTTCAATTCATGTAAATCTTTTTGTACTTGTGAAACACTAATTGCTTGCTTTGATTGCAAGTCCATGCGTGTACCACTTGCAAAGTCAATTCCAAGATTCATTTTGAAAATTGGTAGTATAATTGCTCCAGCAATAACAACTACAATCGAGAATAAGAAGAACTTGTGACCGATATTTACGAAGTTAATACGGTCAAATCTCGTTGGTGCATGTTCTACACCTTTTGACAACGGAATAATTTCCTTCTGTTTCACACCAAAGTAAGATAATTTCTTATCGAAGTAACGGCTTTTCACAAGTAATCCAAGTAGGAAACGAGTACCGAATACGTTTGTAATAAAGCCGACTAAAATACTCACAATTAAACTTGTAGCGAACCCTTTTACAGAGCTATTACCATATACGAATAACACACCAGCCGCTGCAATTGTCGTAATGTTCGCATCTAAAATTGTCGCTAACGAACGATGATTACCAGCACGATATGCTGACATCATTGACTTACCAATTCTCAATTCTTCCTTGAGCCGCTCATACGTAATGATATTCGCATCAACCGCAATCCCAACCCCGAGCACTAACGCTGCAATCCCTGGTAACGTAAGGACTGCATGCATCCAGTTAAAGACAAGCAATGTTACGAAAATATATAAACCTAACATGATAACCGCTACAATTCCTGGCAAGCGGTAGAATACAAGCATAAATAAGAAGATTATAGCAATCCCGATTGCACTAGCAAAAATCGTTTGCTGTAATGCTTGTTCACCAAATTTTGCTCCAACAGATGTAGAATACATTTCTTTTAAATCAACAGGAAGTGCCCCAGCGTTTAATAAATCTGAAAGCTGTTTCGCACTTTCAACCGTAAAGTTCCCACCTACAATGGATACTTCAGCTTGGTTAAATACTTGACTTACTGTTGCTGCTGATAAATATTTTGGGTTTGGTTTTGCCGATTCTGCTTTATAAGAATCTTTACCTTCTTCAAAATCAAGCCAAATCACCATTAAATTTGTTGGTGGTGGCATTTTAGAGATCTTTTCTGTTACTTCGCGAAATTTATCGGCACTTTTTAATGTCAGCCCAACGCTTGGTCGACCTTGCTCATCGAAAGTTTGCTTCGCTCCGCCACCTTTTAAATCTGCTCCGTCCATGAGAAGGTTATCATCCACATCACGGAATGTTAATTTTGCTTGAGTGGATAAGATTTCACGTGCTTTTTGCTGATCTTTTACACCAGCAAGCTGTACACGAATACGATCTTCTCCTTCAATTTGAATGTTTGGCTCACTAACACCGAGAACATTCACACGATTCTCAAGAGCACCTACTGTACTTACAAGTGCATCTCGATCGATTTTATCTCCCTTTTTCGCTGGCTTTACTTCATACAAGATTTCAAAACCACCGCGAAGGTCTAGTCCGAGACTAATTCCTTTTGTTATGTTTTTCCCTGCCGCACCAATGATTCCCCCGATTAATAAAACGATGAGAAAAAAGGCGACGATTCTAGTGCTACGCTTTGCCATATGTACCTTGTTCCTGCTACTAAATTCATAAACAAATATTACAATTCATTTACGCTAGACAATTTCCTGTTTCATGAATCCGATCTTGCCACTTACACGCAACCATCATTCGTTTTGCTCTACAGGTATTCCTTCACACATACACGTTATCTAATAAAAATTACCATATATGTTTGTCTAGTTAGTAGACTTCCTTTCTGTAGATTTTTAACATCCTCTTTGCTAGCTTACTTCTAGCAATATAGGCAACCTCTCAGTTCTACATGACACCTACGCCGCTTACACAATGTATGGACGTACCATCACAACCTATATTTTTCCCTACAAACCATTATAATTTCGACTTTCTACCTCCTTTACGTAAAATCTCTGACATAATAAATTCCTCTTCATCAATACCTATCATTATACTGTAAAAGGGAGAACAAACCAATTACAGCCGATTATTTATTTTCATATTCTTCAAATGACCAAAGCGGCGCTTGGTACGCCTCCACTGTTAAATATGTCATATACTCATTTATTGTTAACGTTAACACATCATTCACAAGTTCATATAACCTAACATCATTACCTGCTTTTTTCCATTTTCGGTTTTTTAAGCATGTCCAAACGTCTTCAATCGTCACTCGGTCATAACCAAACAGTTGAAATTCCTCTACTTTGCTTTCTAAAACGACTTGTAACTGTTCGCGATAGGCTTCAATCAAATCCTCTTTCTCAACCACTACCATCACATCTCCTTCTTATTTTCAGCACCAAAAGTCGCTTTTATCCCGCTCTAACTGGCAGCAATATCCCCACATCAAAATGATGGAGTGGCAAAGAAGTTAGGTCGGGAATAACTGCCCCTAAGAGTCCGATTGGTTCAACTAACCATCAGTGGGAATGGAGCCTCCACTGATAGAAGTTTCACTTTATATGCTTCTCATCTTAAATGCTTGTCATTCTTGTCTCATAAGTGCATATAAATTATTGTAAATCATTCCATTGATTTTGAGAAGGTAGGAGAAGACCATGACGAGACAAAGCTTTTTACGAGGGGCATTTATTTTAATATTAGCTGGTTTTATTACAAAAATTCTCGGATTTATAAACCGAATTGTAATGGCACGTATTTTAGGAGAAGAAGGCGTCGGTCTTTATATGATGGCCGTCCCCACTTTTATTTTAGCAATTACGTTAACGCAAATTGGACTTCCTGTTGCCATTGCGAAGTTTGTCGCGGAAGCAGAAGCAGTAAATGATAAACAAAAAATAAAGAGAATACTAACCGTTTCATTAGCTGTAACGTCTGTGATTAGTATCATCTTAACCGTTGGGATTATGCTCCTTACTCCAATTTTAGCAGAAACATTATTAACCGACAAAAGAACCTATTATCCATTAATGGCAATATTACCTGTTGTCCCTGTCATTGCTGTTTCATCTGTCCTACGGGGATATTTTCAAGGAAAACAAAATATGAAACCAAGTGCGTATGCACAAGTACTAGAACAAATTGTCCGCATTACGATTATCGCATTATGTATTCGGTTATTTTTACCTTACGGCGTTGAATATGCCGCTGCAGGAGCGATGCTATCAGCTGTACTCGGTGAAGTCGCTTCTTTATTATTTCTACTAACCTTATTCCAGCGTGAAAAACATATCTCCATACGCTCTGGGTTTGTCGGAACTGTAAAGCAAAGTAAACACACCTTCCATTCACTCATGGAAATCGCGCTTCCTACTACAGGCAGTCGCTTAATCGGATCGGTCTCTTATTTTTTCGAACCAATTGTCGTCATGCAAAGCTTAGCAATGGCTGGTGTTGCCGCCTCAGTCGCTACGCAGCAGTATGGAATATTAAACGGCTATGCATTTCCACTTTTATCATTGCCAGCTTTTATTACATATGCTCTTTCTACAGCACTCGTTCCATCCATTAGTGAAGCAATGGCAAAAAAACAACACCGATTAGTCGAGCATCGCCTGCAACAAGCATTGCGCATTTCTCTTATTACAGGCGGCTGGTCAGTTGTCATTCTCTATGTATTCGCTTCACCTATTTTAACGCTTATGTATGGTTCAGATAGCGCAACTCTCTTTATTCAATTGCTTGCACCTTGCTTTTTATTTCACTATTTTCAAAGTCCCCTTACATCCGTTTTGCAAGCTTTAAACTTAGCACGCGCCGCAATGATGAACACGTTTGTTGGGGCCATCATTAAACTACTCGTCATTTTCGTACTTGCTTCAAGGCCAGAGTTTCAAATGATGGGAGTTGCTCTTGCTATCGCTGTTAACATTGTCATTGTCACATTACTGCACTACGCAACAGTCTTAAAAAAAATTACATTTACAATTTATATAAAAGATTATATATATGGGTTGATCGCCATTATTATCGCAGGAGCTTTCGGATTCTATATCCATAAATATATTATTTTTGCACCTTCACTCGGTATACAAACATTATGGGAAATCACATTAACTACAATACTTTATATCTTTCTCTTACTTGTTTTTAAACTCATTCGTAAAGAAGAATTACAACGCGTCCCTATTCTTCGTAAGCTTTCATTTTTAAAATAATGTTATAAAGTGAAACTTTGATCAGTGGGAGTTTTCTTCATCCCCCACTGATCATTAGCCCTCACCAATCGGGTTTCTATAGACAATTTATCCCCCGCCTAACTCCTTTGCTTTTAGCAGAACTTGGAGGTGGGGGTTTTTACTGCCCGCGAATAGCGGGATTAAAAAAGCTTAGTGTTTTCAATAAACAGCAAGATTTTATGTATCTTTTACATCAACAAAAAATTCCCCATTTTGAAAACTACAATAAGAAATTTCCGTTATATCTTTATATCCTATTTTTTCCAACTTACTCATAAGCCATTCATCTGTATGTTCCATCATCTGTAAATGCGACTGCTGAATTTCCCCATCAATAATAAGCGGAAATGAAAAGACCGGTGTATCATTCTTATTGTTCCCACTCTTTTGTTTGTGAAATACAGATAAACTTCCAGAAGCTTCCAAAATAGCGTATTCGACATCACGAATATCACCAATTCCTTCTTCTCTTAACTGCATCAACAAATCGTCTATATTATATCGTTGCTTTCTCATTTGTTTTTCATCAATTTTCCCTTTTCGAACAAGAATAGCTGGCTCACCATCTATTAAATGACGTACTCTTCCACTTTTAAGCGAGGCGTACGCTAACACAATTTGAATAACCACTATCACGCCCATAGGAACAATTTGCTCCCAGACAGATCGATCGGCATCTATAATTCCTAATACCGCAAGTTCTCCTAACATAATAAAAACAACTAAGTCTAAAATACTGAGCTCACCAATTTCACGTTTTCCCATAACCCGAAAAATGATAAGCATTATAAAATATAATAGCACCGTTCGAAAAGCAATTCCCCATAGTTCCATCTTTAATCCCCTTTCTACACTTTTCTTCTACGATGTAGTTTAACCAGCAAAAAAGAAACTAGTCTAACTTATACGAAATGAAAATATGCTTGTATTAAAAAGGAGGAATGCATGGTGGATGGAACGAAAAAATTATCTGTAGCCATTGGATTTGGTATCGTCACTTTATTGATACTGGCTTGTGTTGCTAGTATGTTAATTGCTCTATTACTGAAATTCACAAATATTAATGAAGGTACATTGAATATTACCCTTTTTGTACTTGCGATTCTTTCGACTTTCGTTGCCGGGTTTATTGCTGGAATAAAAGCGCACGGAAAAGGATGGCTTGTAGGATTAACAACGGGACTTACATTTACTATTCTTGTCTTTCTCGTCAATTATTTAGGCTTTTCACACGCTTTATCCACTTCACAGCTTCTCTATCAACTTGCATTAATGGGAGCAAGTACAATTGGAGGCATATTTGGTGTAAATCTCGGGAAACGCACCTATTAAAAAAGCCCTGCATATGCAGGGCTTTTTGTTATTACTTCTTCGCAATTTCGCGAATTGCGTTGCGATCAAATGTAAGGTGTGATCCACCAGCTTTAATTACAATCGTAGTATCGTCCACAGATTCAATTGTACCGTGTAATCCACCAATTGTAACGATTGCATCACCTTTTTGTAGGTTGCTTTGCATTTGCGCTACTGCCTTTTGACGCTTTTGTTGTGGGCGAATTAATAAGAAGTAGAAAATCGCAAACATCGCAACGATCATGACAATATTCATCATACCTGGATTCATGTTTTGTTCCTCCTTTAATTATATGTATTAGAAGTTTTTAGCATTCGGTTTATTAAAGCCATATTGTTCAAAGAACTCATCACGGAAATCACCAAGACGGTCTTCACGAATGGCTTGTCTCACCTGCTCCATTAATTTTAACAGAAAATGCAGGTTGTGATAAGACGTTAAACGAATTCCGAACGTTTCATCACATTTCATTAAGTGACGAATGTACGCACGAGAATAGTTTTTACATGTGTAACAATCACAATTTGGATCAAGTGGACCAAAGTCTCTTGCAAATTTCGCATTTTTCACAACTAAACGACCTTCACTTGTCATGCATGTACCATTTCGTGCAATACGAGTTGGTAATACGCAATCAAACATATCAATCCCGCGAATCGCACCATCAATTAACGAGTCAGGAGAACCAACACCCATTAAATAACGTGGTTTGTTATCTGGAAGAAGCGGCGTTGTAAATTCAAGCACACGATTCATAATGTCCTTCGGTTCTCCAACGGATAAACCACCCACTGCATAACCTGGGAAATCCATTGAAACAAGATCACGTGCACTTTGACGACGCAATTCTTCAAACTCTCCGCCCTGTACAATGCCGAATAAACCTTGGTCCTGTGGACGTTGATGTGCTTTTAGACAACGTTCTGCCCAGCGGCTCGTACGTTCTACAGATTTTTTCATATATTCGAAAGTTGCTGGGAACGGTGGACACTCATCGAATGCCATCATAATATCAGATCCAAGTGCATTTTGAATATCCATCGCCTTTTCTGGTGATAGGAATAGCTTGTCTCCGTTTAAATGATTACGGAAGTGAACGCCTTCTTCTTCAATGCGGCGGAAATCACTTAAACTAAATACTTGGAAACCGCCAGAATCTGTTAAAATCGCACGATCCCAGTTCATAAATTTATGTAAGCCGCCTGCTTCACGAATAATTTCATGACCTGGACGAAGCCATAAATGATACGTATTACTTAAAATAATACCAGCATCCATCGCTTTTAACTCTTCTGGTGACATTGTTTTAACTGTCGCAAGTGTTCCAACTGGCATAAAGGTTGGTGTGTCAAATGAACCGTGTGGTGTATGGACGCGACCTAAGCGGGCACCTGTTTGTTTACATGTTTTAATGAATTCATAACGAATTGCTGTCATATATTTACTCCTTTTTATTTGTTTCCTACTTTAGAATGAGATGCAACAAACATCGCATCACCGAAGCTAAAGAAACGATATTTCTCTTTTACTGCTTCGTTATAAGCATGAAGGACGCTATCTCTATTTGCAAATGCACTCACAAGCATAATTAATGTTGATTTTGGTAAATGAAAGTTTGTAATTAAACCGTCAATTGCTTTAAATTCATATCCTGGATACATAAAGATATCCGTCCAGCCAGATGCAGCACAAAGCTTACCATCGTGGTCTGTAGCAATCGTTTCAAGCGTACGCGTTGACGTTGTCCCAATCGTTATAATGCGCCCACCTTTTTCTTTGACGCGGTTTAATAGGTTTGCTGTTTCTTCTGACACATGATAATACTCTGCATGCATATGATGCTCTTCAATTGTATCAGCAGAAACAGGACGGAATGTACCAAGGCCAACATGAAGCGTAATAAATGCTAAATGAACGCCTTGTTTCTTCAATTTTTCTAACAGTTCTTCTGTGAAATGAAGTCCAGCCGTAGGTGCCGCTGCAGAACCAACTTCCTTCGCATATACCGTTTGATAACGGTCACGGTCTTCAAGAGTCTCTTTAATATACGGAGGAAGCGGCATTTCTCCAAGCTCATCTAAAATTTCGTAAAAAATACCATCATATGAAAACTCAAGCTGACGACCACCTTGATCAGCTGTTCCAATACAAGTTGCTTTTAGCTTTCCTTCGCCAAAAGAAATCACTGTTCCTTCTTTTACACGTTTCGCTGGTTTGACAAGTGTCTCCCACTGGTCTCCCTCTTCTTGTTTCAATAAAAGAACCTCAATGTGTGCACCTGTATCTTCTTTCACACCGTGC
This region includes:
- the recJ gene encoding single-stranded-DNA-specific exonuclease RecJ, with the protein product MLQAKTRWKEKHYNEEIVSQLASKLQLTPLVTSLFLNRGLDTEEKIVDFLNTEKQEFHDPFLLEGMDRTVERVQQAIQNGEQILIFGDYDADGVSSTTVLFLALQELGADVEFYIPNRFTEGYGPNEAAFRWAHGAGFSLIITVDTGIAAVHEAQVAKELGIDLIITDHHEPPPELPEALAIIHPKLEGGVYPFHYLAGVGVAFKVAHALLGRVPEHLLEIAVIGTVADLVSLHGENRLLVQRGLKQMRATKRVGLQALFKVGNISQNEITEESIGFSLAPRINAIGRLEDAAPAVHLLLSEDPEEASELAAEIDELNKLRKDIVKQITEEAIAEVENTYPPEKNKVLVLAKEGWNPGVIGIVASKLVERFYRPTIILNIDPEKQTAKGSARSIAGFDLFANLSDCRELLPHFGGHPMAAGMTLHMNDVEELRRRLNEQAEAILTAEDFIPITTVDAICKVKDVTLSAIEEMQKLAPFGVGNPKPRIAVQDAELESIRAIGSDGSHLKMALRDGQATLDTIGFGFGAYAKEISPVARVSVVGEASINEWNNFRKPQLMVQDIAVNAWQLFDWRSMRNVEVNIAELSLERVTMIYFSEEVLNKFSLETYREQLQHASEVTGLEDRYVVLLDLPPTTEELSKLFTAGFPARIYTLFYQENNHLFSTIPTREHFKWYYSFLHQKAPFSLRQHGEQLCRHKGWSKDTVNFMTQVFFELEFVTIKDGVIFIAEEMKKRDLIESNTYREKMNQLQLEQELVYSTYQQLYTWFEKIRNHKEI
- a CDS encoding cation diffusion facilitator family transporter, with amino-acid sequence MEKDERFKQAEFGAFVGIVGNIVLAIVKAVIGYIGNSKALLADAVHSGSDVIGSLAVLFGLRAAKQPPDEDHPYGHGKAESISAIIVAVLLFIVGIQIAISSIKAFSQVLEPPRLITVIAVLLSIVVKEGMFRYKYRLGKRINSDAIIANAYEHRSDVFSSIAALIGIVSAIIGDKIGLEWLVYADPVAGLFVSLLVVKMAWSIGKEAIHTTLDHVLHEEDVIPLKESVLQVEGVKKIGSLYAREHGHYVIVDIKVSVDPYITVEEGHGIGKRVKETLMKQDNVQNVFVHINPYSPN
- the secDF gene encoding protein translocase subunit SecDF gives rise to the protein MAKRSTRIVAFFLIVLLIGGIIGAAGKNITKGISLGLDLRGGFEILYEVKPAKKGDKIDRDALVSTVGALENRVNVLGVSEPNIQIEGEDRIRVQLAGVKDQQKAREILSTQAKLTFRDVDDNLLMDGADLKGGGAKQTFDEQGRPSVGLTLKSADKFREVTEKISKMPPPTNLMVIWLDFEEGKDSYKAESAKPNPKYLSAATVSQVFNQAEVSIVGGNFTVESAKQLSDLLNAGALPVDLKEMYSTSVGAKFGEQALQQTIFASAIGIAIIFLFMLVFYRLPGIVAVIMLGLYIFVTLLVFNWMHAVLTLPGIAALVLGVGIAVDANIITYERLKEELRIGKSMMSAYRAGNHRSLATILDANITTIAAAGVLFVYGNSSVKGFATSLIVSILVGFITNVFGTRFLLGLLVKSRYFDKKLSYFGVKQKEIIPLSKGVEHAPTRFDRINFVNIGHKFFLFSIVVVIAGAIILPIFKMNLGIDFASGTRMDLQSKQAISVSQVQKDLHELKIDVKEEDIVPTGDDNKGFAVRTIGVLSKDEIARAKTFFHDKYGTDPNVSTVSPTIGKEIARNAFIAVMIASAVIILYVSIRFRFTYALSAVIALLHDAFVMIVVFSIFQLEVDLTFIAAVLTIIGYSINDSIVTFDRNRELYKQKKRIRDLKDLEEIVNSSIRQTIGRSINTVLTVLFPVITLFIFGSESLRNFSIALLVGLVVGTYSSVFVASQLWLIFENRRLKRGKGKKKVETEVSEPQV
- a CDS encoding post-transcriptional regulator; its protein translation is MVEKEDLIEAYREQLQVVLESKVEEFQLFGYDRVTIEDVWTCLKNRKWKKAGNDVRLYELVNDVLTLTINEYMTYLTVEAYQAPLWSFEEYENK
- the spoVB gene encoding stage V sporulation protein B, producing the protein MTRQSFLRGAFILILAGFITKILGFINRIVMARILGEEGVGLYMMAVPTFILAITLTQIGLPVAIAKFVAEAEAVNDKQKIKRILTVSLAVTSVISIILTVGIMLLTPILAETLLTDKRTYYPLMAILPVVPVIAVSSVLRGYFQGKQNMKPSAYAQVLEQIVRITIIALCIRLFLPYGVEYAAAGAMLSAVLGEVASLLFLLTLFQREKHISIRSGFVGTVKQSKHTFHSLMEIALPTTGSRLIGSVSYFFEPIVVMQSLAMAGVAASVATQQYGILNGYAFPLLSLPAFITYALSTALVPSISEAMAKKQHRLVEHRLQQALRISLITGGWSVVILYVFASPILTLMYGSDSATLFIQLLAPCFLFHYFQSPLTSVLQALNLARAAMMNTFVGAIIKLLVIFVLASRPEFQMMGVALAIAVNIVIVTLLHYATVLKKITFTIYIKDYIYGLIAIIIAGAFGFYIHKYIIFAPSLGIQTLWEITLTTILYIFLLLVFKLIRKEELQRVPILRKLSFLK
- a CDS encoding DUF421 domain-containing protein, producing MELWGIAFRTVLLYFIMLIIFRVMGKREIGELSILDLVVFIMLGELAVLGIIDADRSVWEQIVPMGVIVVIQIVLAYASLKSGRVRHLIDGEPAILVRKGKIDEKQMRKQRYNIDDLLMQLREEGIGDIRDVEYAILEASGSLSVFHKQKSGNNKNDTPVFSFPLIIDGEIQQSHLQMMEHTDEWLMSKLEKIGYKDITEISYCSFQNGEFFVDVKDT
- a CDS encoding TIGR04086 family membrane protein; protein product: MDGTKKLSVAIGFGIVTLLILACVASMLIALLLKFTNINEGTLNITLFVLAILSTFVAGFIAGIKAHGKGWLVGLTTGLTFTILVFLVNYLGFSHALSTSQLLYQLALMGASTIGGIFGVNLGKRTY
- the yajC gene encoding preprotein translocase subunit YajC, whose protein sequence is MNPGMMNIVMIVAMFAIFYFLLIRPQQKRQKAVAQMQSNLQKGDAIVTIGGLHGTIESVDDTTIVIKAGGSHLTFDRNAIREIAKK
- the tgt gene encoding tRNA guanosine(34) transglycosylase Tgt; this translates as MTAIRYEFIKTCKQTGARLGRVHTPHGSFDTPTFMPVGTLATVKTMSPEELKAMDAGIILSNTYHLWLRPGHEIIREAGGLHKFMNWDRAILTDSGGFQVFSLSDFRRIEEEGVHFRNHLNGDKLFLSPEKAMDIQNALGSDIMMAFDECPPFPATFEYMKKSVERTSRWAERCLKAHQRPQDQGLFGIVQGGEFEELRRQSARDLVSMDFPGYAVGGLSVGEPKDIMNRVLEFTTPLLPDNKPRYLMGVGSPDSLIDGAIRGIDMFDCVLPTRIARNGTCMTSEGRLVVKNAKFARDFGPLDPNCDCYTCKNYSRAYIRHLMKCDETFGIRLTSYHNLHFLLKLMEQVRQAIREDRLGDFRDEFFEQYGFNKPNAKNF